Genomic DNA from Cyprinus carpio isolate SPL01 chromosome A22, ASM1834038v1, whole genome shotgun sequence:
AACCGTGCCTTCACTCGGACTGCGGCGGAAGTAGCCAAGTACGCCTTGAGCATATTTTAAACTATGCAAATGTTTCTATAGACACAGAGACTGTACCTATAGCCTGAGTCTACGCCCACATTATTGTGGTTAAGATACAGAAAGTGTTTTCAAAACACTTTCCGTCCACACTAGCACTATTTCAAGCATTTACAGTTGTAGATTGTCCGTAACGAACTATTTGAAAATGGTAAACTCACCTTACTGCgctttttaatatcattaaagcTGGCTGGtagaaaaaagagaaattaaaaatttGTGTTTCTGACAATCTGCACCCAGATGCAACAAACCCAGTATGTTAAGAAAATCCTAGACGATCTTGTGCACATACAAATTCAGAGATTACATGTGAGAACATTAGATTTTACAGACagcaaatttaatttagaaaataagaTCATGTTTAAAACGTTTTCTATCCACTTGACATCTGATGGCACCATTTCTAGGCGTATTGTGGATTAGGCCTAGCACAGAAAATAATTACCATTGTTCCcagctttttaaaatcaaaagtcatATTTACAGTAATGCCTCAACCATACAAATCACTTCAATGGTTTAACAGCAggaatgtgaatatatatataagtaaatatttcaTTCTTTCTGTGTTTACAGGGgctgtattgttttatttcatctgGTAATGGTGATAAATGAAGGTTAGCACCAAGGAtaagtctttaaaaatatatatatatataatatatataatatatattttttttttttttttttttttttttttttgcataaaaacatgtttcttctctctgttttcagagtttttgCAGGTCACTGCTCTTGTGGGTGTCATCGGAGGTTCTGTGGTTTTACCGTGTTCCTCTGAAGAACCTCAGATGACACCTGAAGACATTACAGTGAATTGGAAACACCTTAACAGACTGAAAGTATATGACGTTGTTAAGGGTAAAGGCTCTGTGGAAGGACAGGATCCAAAATACAAGAACAGAGTTGAAAGCGACTCTGAGCAGCATCTGAGAGGAAACTTCTCAATCAAACTCAAAAATCTTCGGTATAGTGATACAGGAAAGTACCAGTGCTACATCATAAAGGAATCAGTAATTCAGACTGTGGAGCTAGGGATTGAAGGTATTTTATTTGAAGAGGTCCTATTATGCCTCTTGATTTAgtttttggggtgtactagaataAGTTGTAAAACTTGATTATCcccaaaacacattatttttcacatattttaaatgattacagtTGATTATTGTACATGTTAGTTCCAGTTTCAATGAAACAACTCCTTCTGAAACACGcaatgtgattggttatctgtCCCAGTGTGTGAGTAAGGTCTTACTGCAGAGCCATACATCACATCAGTCTGATGCAGGAAGTGTGTGGAGCAAGTGTTGTCTTACAAGGCATTCTGCTACGTCTGTGTCTTGGACCATTTCAAAGTTTAAAACCACGTTATTATCAAACCACGTTTTTTTCCTCTTAGATAGCAAAAGCATCACACGCTAGCTGTACCTGCtctcaaaaaaatacaattcattaaaaatacaaaataagatagaaaaacttaaagaaaaaagtaaagaaaaacatCTTCCATACCATATCTTTCTTGAATTGGCATTGAAAGATGAAAGGCTCTTTGGGCAGTTGTCAGTCCTAATTCATTTCCGGCTGATCAAGTTGAGGAAGGGCCTTTTCCTGgtctttcttatttaattttatatactacGGCTCTTCCACAAAACCGTTTTCATTAACTTTTGACCGAGCTCTCTTCTTATGCCATGATTAACTTCTTTCTGTGTCTTCCGCCATTATTAGTTAACATGGGCTCTGGGCACTTCCGATCTGATACTGCTACTCCACTCACTTCCTGCATCAGTCTGTTAGGCTGGCACTGTTGTGCTCACACTGCTATGGTGTATGGTTCTGCAGTTGGTTAGTATTGCAGTTTTTTGTCATTGGCAAACCTCTTGAGCGTGTTCCTGGAAtgtcacgccccttaccataACCACAGGCTTCATCTGCTCAGCTGTAGATATTAAACCTGGCATTGATTTCGCCATACCAGTTCGAGCTCGATTCAGACCCCTTGCGAACAAGAGGATCATGTTTTCTTTTACGGTTTATAATATGGTCTCCAGCGCAGTTTAACCAGGCCTTGCCCACTTTTTTGCTTGTGGGAAATATTTAACTGAGTGTTATTATGACTTCACGATAAGCATTGTTCTCTGCTGAAACTAAACTCTAGTCCATTGGTTTTAAACCGTGGTCCTGGTGGCCCACcgctctgtacattttgtatttgtcaCTTATCTGACAAACTCAACtgagttcatggatctctctcctaatgagctgatgatcttaATCAGGTGTGGAGAgagacaaaatgtgcagagcggtggGTCCTGGGGACCAGGATTCAAAACCACTGCTCAAGTCTATAGACGCTATTCAGTCAACAGTCAGTCATGAAGCAAACTCTTACGTTTCTTGCATGAAAAACTGTTTcattcatcacaacttctctttGTTTTCAGAGCCTGTGCAGCACCCATTTGTGCCTTCTGTTGGCGGTTCTGTGGTTTTACCTTGTTCTTCTAAAAAATCTCAGCTTCCAGCTGAAGACATTACAGTGCACTGGAGATACAACGAGAACCTGGAAGTGTATGACATTATTAAGGGCAAAGTCTCTCTGGAAAAACAGCATTCAGCATATTACAACAGAACTGAGATTTTCAGTGAGAAGTATCTGGATGGAAACTTCTCCCTCAAACTTAACAACGTTCAGCGCAGCGATACAGGAACCTACAAATGCCACATCGCAAATGAATTACTAATTCAAAGTGTGAAACTAGGTTTGTGGGAAAAAAGCTTATAATAGAAGCTTGTTGGGATGATTTTAATGAAGTTAGAATGAGATTGTTTAACGTGTTGTTTTAagacctctttttttttgtctttgtgtccAACAGAATTTAACCAAGGAGCACAAGCAAGACCAGAGAAGATTTTATTAGTGCCTTTACTTTCTGTTTCCATTCTGCTCTGTATGTGAGTGTTGAGAGGAGAAATCATTTGTCTACAGTATTGAAacttatgaaatgaaaattattcatatCGGAGCATTGTCAGCTCACCCcatacactaataaaaataaaagtgatgcCAAATAACCTTTGAGTGAACTTTGATTTTTGCTAGTGTGCATTTTAATAACCTGAAGAACTTTTTCCACTATATAGAATCTTTTTgcggaatggaaagattccattggtaaaaaatgtttaatgttcttCTTGGAATCATCGTTGGTGAGTGCATTGTGGGGCAATTTGTTGTAGTGTCTAatgtaaaatgaacaaaacagcTTTTTGTAGTCAAATAAATGAATTTCAGAAAACCTTTCGCTGAGTACAGTATTAACTagagtaaaaagtgtgacaactagccccaatCTCTGTTATGCTGTCTGGATaaattcagtttcagtttcagttcgGAAGTGATTTTGTAAATGACAGTGGAAAAGATATCAAGAtttggtttctatttttattatttggccTTTTTACAGTTGGCTGTAGCATTTAAGTGTTCTGtgaaaaatcacacaaatgaTGCAAGTCTGTATAtgaaaaaaagcaatacaaaatactaaaatgtgtttacaatttgcaaaatagaaaaaaaaagaaaaagaaaatccttttAGAAATGGTATGTTTGGTTTGCAAGCAGGTCAATGGATGTTTTACCGGACAGAACTTGTATCGTATGAATCGACAGATATTTGTTTTACTggatatataacatttttactcAACTATTACCAGGACAGAAGCTGACAGGGacatgtttatttcatattttcatttattttacttctaGTGGATGTAGGTTggcaaattgtatttttttaaactgatttttattttttgtttttgtttaaaaaagtaaatgtagaaatgttttcTAATAGCATTACTACATACACTCATTTTGAACTACACAATAGAGATGACAAGCAGATGGAGATATGTAGATCACAAAATGTGGGGAAAtgcaaaaagtgtttatttatttatttttaatgcttataATTTATAGGGTTATTAATAATTCCATCAAAAATGGATAGCCTCTTGCAGTTAATTCCAGTTAATAAATCCAGTTATTCACATAAATTGTCAAAACAAAGTTTCAGATAGAATATGCTATAGAATAACATTAATgccactttaaatatatatatatatatatatatatatatatatatatatatatatatatatatatatatattaactagaCTTATAGCCAGATAGTGGACAATCTTCCTAAAGTTGTGGAGTAAGAtggtttatatattattatgtgcTATGACAGCTAATTtagcaaatgtttatatttatttgtcttaaCAGTTTAtatgtatttcctttttttttttctttttttttttttttactacttgcTTAGAGAGTTTTGCTCATTTTTGAAAGCTTTTGACTCAAGCTTGAACTTGAAGGGTACAGTAGGGTTATTAATAATTCCATGAATAATGGATAGCCTTTTCCAGTTAATTCCAGTTAATAAATCCactatgggtcaaaatgattaatttttcttttatgccaaaaatatttagggcattaagtaaagatcacgttccatgaagatgtttattttatgaagatattttgtaaatttcctactgtaaatatatcaaaacttatttttggtttaataatgtgcattgctaagaacttcatctggacaactttaaaggtgattttctcaatattttgattttttttcaccctcagattccagattttcaaataggtgtatctcggccaaatattgtcagatcctaacaaaccatacatcaatggagagattatttattcatctttcagattatgtatatatctcaatttagaaaaatttacccttatgactggttttgtggtccagggtcacatatttatattttgtgctaTGACAACTAATTTAGCAAATGCTTACATTTATTTGtcttaacacttttttttttctaaccagtTGTGAAGGGTTAAGGGATGAATGCTTTGAGAGTTTAGCATGCTTGAACTTTAAGGGTACAGTAGCCTAAAGCACACAACACACATCTCAAGGAAAATGTGCTCCCAGTGTGTATGATTGCAGAAAAGATAGTCTGTTGAAGAGCAGTGCTGATAGCTTCCCTGAGGAGTAGAGAGGAAACTTCTCCCTGACAATCCTCAACAAACTGATACAGGAAACCGTCTGCAGCATCAGAGGGATCAACAGTTGTCTTTTACGTGTTTTCATTCTGTTCTATTATTGTAGTGTGTTTGTTCTTttgaggtggaaaaaaaaattacaacctCAACCATCTGAGACCATCACAGCCTTGGTGAAACAGCGGATGACGTAATCTGTTATTAGTTATTGAAATATGCCAAATACCGCGACTTTTACTGCATCCTTCAGACACGCATCATTCCAGCTTTCCACTGTTTTtagataaattaattatttacatattgtgcGCAACCCAGAAGAGCGCCATAAGAAcacaacccagacagcaagcagtttccagatgcaggccagatgtgggctggttctgggccgaaactgcttgctgtccgGGAATGCGATCACAATCACACTTCAGTTTCATCTCTTCACAGTTGTTCATAACATCACAAAATTATTTAGAGCAATTCAGGTTTCTGGTCCAACAAGATACAACACCAAAGATAAAAGCAATATACTACAAGATTAATGCGACACTCTAAAGAAAGAATGGTATTTTCTGAAAATGCAGCATGATTTAAATTAGCAGACATTCAAAAATATAACCATAAATCCAGTGaactattaacaaaaaaacaaaacaaataaagacaatcaCCTACCGAGCTGAGTCTGGTGTCTGTTCTCTAAATAGAGCACAGTAGAAAACTGTAGCTGATATTCCCTCAAGAATCACTTCCTCAGTCCCTCCCTCACAGCTGCAAAGCTCTGCTTACTTTCCACATCACTCAAGATCTTTTATAAGTGAGATATAAAGTATATGGTGTCAAGTCATgtcttgtcaagtcaagtcacaacaCTGACAAGATTTTAAAGTAATACAGCACAAGCAAATTGTTCAAGTGAGATGATGGtcagaaacattaataatatattgtgaGAGCAGGTAGAATTGTATTTTAACTGAAGTGTGCAACTATTGTACACTTTTTtgtatactaaaattaaaaaaaaaaaagatcaccaGTTAAGAGTTTAAAGTAGTAGAAATAAATGATGAAGGCATGATAAAAGTCTCcaagtctttctttttttaaaaaaatatgagctAAATATAACTAACAAAAAAATCCACACCTTTAGATGCagttcttacacaaacacatggcCACAGAGCAAATAAAGATTCACAAACACAATGGAAATGCAAACAGATTttgaacatttgtttatttggtttggTTCTTGGTTTTCTAGCTCAACACAGCTCTCTTGTGGTCAGGAACATTTCATTTGTGCTCTGGCTTAATTATTTGGATACTGACTGCAACTTTATACAAAATAGAAATAGACAAATGAGAAAAGCAAGGAACAAGTCTGGCAGGAAGCATGAATATCACATTATTTCTAATCACATGTTCCTGATTCTAGAACTATGTGATTAGGACACATACAGTCTCTCATGCATAATTAggtattatatagatatatatatatatatatatatatatatatatatatattatatatatatatatatatttacatgcccCTTAAACCAGCACATACATTGGTGTATATCAGCACATATGCATAAGTTTTATACTTAAACATTGAGTGAGACATATTgtgtttatatactttatatacatacTTTAAATCTGCATGTAATGTATCAGTGTTTGGCTTGAGTCTTGAGGTTGTTCGAAATCCATAACTTGAAGATTCTGCAGGTTTGTATATTGAAATTGTTTCAGGTTGTCTGTGTTTCTTCCATCAACAAGAAGCTTTAATAGTCCTTAAAAGTGAATTCAGATTTAACATCAgtcaaaaacatattatttgttcacccatgtttcatgtttttttttttttttttattttttttttttattattgttttttaacagtTGTAGTCACTATAAAGAGTTATAACTGTAAGAGCTCTTCAAATATTCgttataaaggttaaaaatagCATACACAGATATTATGGTCAGAATTTAAGCCCATAATGTTAAAATTTGGAGCCATTCATGTATAAACCAAGGACTCACCTACGATCACAGTGATCAGAAGAGCATTTATGAAAGCAGATATGAGGACAATAATCTGCCAGTGTGTCTGAGTCTGCTCAGTGTACTTCATCGCTGTATGATTCTTGTTCTCTAGATTTAGAGTTAGTTCTGTCAATCATTGAAagggtttaaaaataatatttaatattttgtgccTAACAATGATTTAGTGTTTAATTTCAGTGAATGGTCACTCACCAGTGATGTACAGTCTGGTGCCGCTGCTGTATTTTGGAGGTGTGTCTGTGGTCACACAGTAATAAAGTCCTAAATCATCAAGAGTGACATTATTTATGAACAGACTATGTTTACTTttcactgaatatttgtgtttaaatgttttattgtagtgAAAAGTAGCTGAAGTTGTAGAAGAGAGTAATATCAGAACCGGAGAATCTGGTAGTTTCAGTAATAACCAGTTAACCTCcttttcatcaagatcacagtttataGTCACATTTTGACCCAAATCTGTTAGTTGATCTGTTAAAGTCTCTGCTGCTTCACACCATATAAGCAGATCTgtgaaataacacacacacacacacacacacacacaatatggaTTATTATGGTGTCAAAGAACATTATAAATCAtctaagaaagaaaaataaaacattcataaagtaCAATAAACTCACAGAGAAGAAGCTGCATGATCTTCAGGATGTTAAAACACTTCAGCATGATGCAGTCTTGTTTCTTTCACACGGGTTTAGAGCTGAAACATTACCTCAGCGCTGTCTTAATAACAGGGGGATTTAACCACAGTCACGAGGAAGTTAAGGCAGGTTTGCTTCTGATCCAGTGTTTGGTCTGTTTGTTCAAAACTCAACCTTTGACTTACATATAATCtgttgtcattaaaaataatgatgataataataataaaataaaataaaaatacaattttgatcTTTATGCAAAGCAACAGGAGCTGAGAATGCTACACTGTTCTCTTCACGTAGCCACTGGTGCTCTTTGGAATAAACTGGAGGTAgacatcaaatacaaaaaaaaaaaaaaaaactccaaggcacaaaataaaaacccttttaaTTCACtgctaaatcattaaaaataaggAAACACTTAGATCTACCtaacaaatgttaatgatttaaCAGTGAATTAAAGACTTTATGTTCACCGAATGAGtgcagtttttcattttcttaattattCATCTCTAATTCACAGGAATTATGACCCGAGACACAGAGTACAGCCCAGATCTTTCAATAGTGTTATACAAACAAACACTGTAGACTACTGCTGTCATAAATAGTGATTATTAGAAGTTTatatgtaatttgtaattgtCTACCAGCATGCATTTATCCTCAAAGCAAGTTAGAGAGTTAGAGATAAAGAGTACATTTGGATTGTAGTTCTTTttgccctttttattttttttttttttttttgtggctctttgcAGCTAAATATAGTTTGGGCATGTTATCATATTTCTTATTTCAAAACTTaacattttgttgaaatttgTAGAATAGAATGGAGTGAGAAACATGAAACTCATTTCTCACAGTATTtattatcatcatatcatatctttgttaataaataaaatacagctgttaatttttagttgatgataataaatggaaccttattgtaaattattgCCATGATATTTCGTGTTATTTTCACTTGGTCAAACTCTAAACCACATGATGCATGCAAGTGTATGTGATCATGCTGTTCATCAAGCCACCAAACCAGTGGAAAACGTCATTTGCACAAAACCATGCTTGCGTtaaccacagacagagagagaaataaactGTGCAGAATTTAGATGTTATTaattatgtgtgtgaaaatatttaaaacaatatgcatatgcaaaaaaaaaaaaaaaaaaattatctttagcGTGACACAAGTGGATTGAGAATGGCAGACGTAAACAGAGGATCTAAGCACAAatgtacattcaatacaaacagaGCAAAACCCAAAACAAGAGAAGATACAGAGAGCACAGAACAGAGACATGAGCAGGAAAAACTACAAAGGACTACAAACATGGTACTAGAAACAGGAAGTACAACAAAAGTCCACACATGACACAGGGAACATATAACAAAAGCTGCATGAACTTCATCGTCTGATCCAGATTAATACCTTCTTTATCATTTAAACATGGGATGAGCGGAAACACTGTGAAACCTCAAGCACACAGAGAAGAGAGGAAGTCAGAGCTGGGCTTCTCTGATAGCATTAGTGGGAATCTTTAGCTCTGTAATCTGAATGCACTATTGACAAAACTGCCATTAACAGATAAAACCATTAATGTGCATGTCTGATTTCCTGTTTATTCAGATGTCAAGTGGATGTAAACCCAGTGAACTGGAGCACATTCTAGGGTCATATGTGATCGGGGAGTCTCTGAGCTTGGCTAAAGATTTTGTGATGGCCTTGCATCAGAACAAGGAATAAACTACTTTTTTGTTGACACATTAAACATGGACTCCCTGTCCGCCAATCTTTAACATGTTTgctatgaaatattgattttggagtgaactatacTTTGAGTTTACTCAGAATACAGCTGTTTTCTGAGAGAAGTCAGGCACCACACATATCATTTTATGGGATCTGAGACGTCGTTAATTAGTTCTGGCAATCTCACAGATATTAAGCAGTAATAGTGTACCCCCCAAGCTCTCCATTTTAACCccttttaacaatatatttataaattatataagcaCTTAAATCATGATCATCAGgtatgcaatattattattttaatattacgcAGCTTTCCTATAAAAATAGGCCACAACAAATggaattaaacaaaaactaaataaacagaaCTTGCAGGAAAGAGGCCTAAatgataatatgaaaaaaaattataataattataaacttaAGTATCCGTATCATTATAGCACACAGACCACCTGATAGACTACTGGATAGATAATAGTCTAAATAACGTTCAAAATGATCTGAGACTAAGATAGATGAGCTCAAACTGCCTCAt
This window encodes:
- the LOC109079618 gene encoding T-cell surface glycoprotein CD4-like, with amino-acid sequence MASRGCIVLFHLVMVINEEFLQVTALVGVIGGSVVLPCSSEEPQMTPEDITVNWKHLNRLKVYDVVKGKGSVEGQDPKYKNRVESDSEQHLRGNFSIKLKNLRYSDTGKYQCYIIKESVIQTVELGIEEPVQHPFVPSVGGSVVLPCSSKKSQLPAEDITVHWRYNENLEVYDIIKGKVSLEKQHSAYYNRTEIFSEKYLDGNFSLKLNNVQRSDTGTYKCHIANELLIQSVKLEFNQGAQARPEKILLVPLLSVSILLCM